Proteins encoded in a region of the Chelonoidis abingdonii isolate Lonesome George chromosome 2, CheloAbing_2.0, whole genome shotgun sequence genome:
- the SLC25A37 gene encoding mitoferrin-1 isoform X3 yields the protein MQSLQPDPKAQYKSVYGALKKIIHTEGFWRPLRGINVTMLGAGPAHAMYFACYEKMKRTLSDIIHHGGNSHLANGIAGSMATLLHDAVMNPAEVVKQRMQMYNSPYKTVLECIRTVHRTEGLAAFYRSYTTQLTMNVPFQAIHFITYEFMQEQINPRRQYNPRSHVLSGAIAGAVAAAATTPLDVCKTLLNTQENMALSSVNISGHLSGMANAFRTVYHLGGIPGYFRGVQARVIYQMPSTAIAWSVYEFFKYFLTKHKLEKRAPY from the exons ATGCAGAGTTTGCAGCCAGATCCCAAAGCCCAGTACAAGAGTGTGTATGGGGCCCTGAAGAAGATTATTCACACTGAAGGCTTCTGGAGGCCTTTACGAGGAATTAATGTCACCATGCTGGGGGCTGGCCCTGCCCATGCAATGTATTTTGCCTGCtatgaaaaaatgaaaaggacTTTAAGTGACATTATTCACCATGGAGGAAATAGCCACCTGGCCAATG GGATAGCTGGGAGCATGGCCACATTGCTCCATGATGCAGTAATGAATCCAGCTgaag TGGTGAAGCAGCGAATGCAGATGTACAACTCCCCCTACAAAACAGTCTTGGAGTGCATACGGACAGTGCATAGGACTGAAGGACTGGCTGCCTTCTACCGGAGTTATACCACACAGCTCACCATGAACGTCCCCTTCCAAGCCATTCACTTCATCACATATGAGTTCATGCAGGAGCAAATCAACCCGCGCCGGCAATACAACCCCCGCTCGCATGTCCTCTCTGGTGCCATCGCgggagctgtggctgctgctgccaccacaccCCTTGACGTCTGCAAGACGTTGCTAAACACTCAGGAAAACATGGCCTTGAGTTCGGTGAACATCAGTGGGCACCTCTCAGGAATGGCCAATGCTTTCAGGACAGTTTATCACCTGGGTGGTATCCCCGGGTATTTCCGAGGGGTGCAGGCTCGTGTCATTTACCAGATGCCTTCAACTGCCATTGCGTGGTCAGTGTATGAATTCTTTAAGTACTTCCTTACGAAGCACAAGCTGGAAAAAAGAGCTCCTTATTGA
- the SLC25A37 gene encoding mitoferrin-1 isoform X2: MSAALTRMQSLQPDPKAQYKSVYGALKKIIHTEGFWRPLRGINVTMLGAGPAHAMYFACYEKMKRTLSDIIHHGGNSHLANGIAGSMATLLHDAVMNPAEVVKQRMQMYNSPYKTVLECIRTVHRTEGLAAFYRSYTTQLTMNVPFQAIHFITYEFMQEQINPRRQYNPRSHVLSGAIAGAVAAAATTPLDVCKTLLNTQENMALSSVNISGHLSGMANAFRTVYHLGGIPGYFRGVQARVIYQMPSTAIAWSVYEFFKYFLTKHKLEKRAPY; encoded by the exons ATGTCTGCAGCATTG ACCCGAATGCAGAGTTTGCAGCCAGATCCCAAAGCCCAGTACAAGAGTGTGTATGGGGCCCTGAAGAAGATTATTCACACTGAAGGCTTCTGGAGGCCTTTACGAGGAATTAATGTCACCATGCTGGGGGCTGGCCCTGCCCATGCAATGTATTTTGCCTGCtatgaaaaaatgaaaaggacTTTAAGTGACATTATTCACCATGGAGGAAATAGCCACCTGGCCAATG GGATAGCTGGGAGCATGGCCACATTGCTCCATGATGCAGTAATGAATCCAGCTgaag TGGTGAAGCAGCGAATGCAGATGTACAACTCCCCCTACAAAACAGTCTTGGAGTGCATACGGACAGTGCATAGGACTGAAGGACTGGCTGCCTTCTACCGGAGTTATACCACACAGCTCACCATGAACGTCCCCTTCCAAGCCATTCACTTCATCACATATGAGTTCATGCAGGAGCAAATCAACCCGCGCCGGCAATACAACCCCCGCTCGCATGTCCTCTCTGGTGCCATCGCgggagctgtggctgctgctgccaccacaccCCTTGACGTCTGCAAGACGTTGCTAAACACTCAGGAAAACATGGCCTTGAGTTCGGTGAACATCAGTGGGCACCTCTCAGGAATGGCCAATGCTTTCAGGACAGTTTATCACCTGGGTGGTATCCCCGGGTATTTCCGAGGGGTGCAGGCTCGTGTCATTTACCAGATGCCTTCAACTGCCATTGCGTGGTCAGTGTATGAATTCTTTAAGTACTTCCTTACGAAGCACAAGCTGGAAAAAAGAGCTCCTTATTGA